The Phoenix dactylifera cultivar Barhee BC4 chromosome 15, palm_55x_up_171113_PBpolish2nd_filt_p, whole genome shotgun sequence genome contains a region encoding:
- the LOC103712498 gene encoding cyclin-dependent kinase inhibitor 1-like yields the protein MGKYMRKCRGVAGEVAVMEVSQVVGVRTRARTLALSSAATAAAAAVERAGSKRRKVAGAARVVQNSYLQLRSRSLVMTSRGTPANSGSARARCPSPAPDRLSRCSSNASSEVASVEDRQPRLRSGDPEVDDELETLPCHFERSRETRETTPLSELREESGDLESTAGKRKSRRSATEAATAAAVVMPPVAEIEEFFAVAERANTENLRFFGDKYNYDVANDVPLDGRYEWLRLQP from the exons atggggaaGTACATGAGGAAGTGCAGAGGGGTTGCAGGGGAAGTAGCGGTGATGGAAGTTTCTCAGGTTGTGGGGGTGAGAACGAGGGCCCGGACCCTGGCCCTCTCCTCGGCGGCCACGGCAGCGGCAGCGGCAGTGGAAAGAGCGGGTTCGAAGCGGAGGAAGGTGGCGGGGGCCGCGCGGGTGGTCCAGAATTCCTACCTCCAGCTCCGGAGCCGGAGCCTCGTCATGACCTCGCGGGGGACACCGGCAAATTCCGGTAGCGCACGGGCGCGGTGCCCCAGCCCCGCCCCGGACCGCCTGTCTCGCTGCTCCAGCAACGCCTCCAGCGAGGTCGCCTCGGTCGAGGACCGCCAGCCGCGCCTCCGATCCGGCGATCCAGAG GTTGACGACGAGTTGGAGACTTTGCCATGCCATTTCGAGCGCAGTAGAGAGAC GAGGGAAACGACGCCGTTGAGCGAGCTGCGTGAAGAATCGGGCGATCTGGAATCAACGGCGGGCAAGAGGAAATCACGGAGATCGGCGACCgaggcggcgacggcggcggccGTAGTGATGCCACCCGTGGCGGAGATCGAGGAGTTCTTCGCGGTCGCGGAGAGAGCCAACACGGAGAATCTGCGATTCTTCGGTGACAA GTACAACTACGACGTCGCCAACGACGTTCCGTTGGACGGCCGGTACGAGTGGCTTCGATTACAGCCATGA